In Paenacidovorax monticola, the genomic window GGCCTGTCGTCCGAGGCCGTGCGCGCGCGCTACGGCGTGAGCGAGATCGCGCGCCTGGCGAGCAACGAGAACCCCTACGGCGCGAGCCCCGCCGTGGCCAGCGCCCTGGCCGGCCTCGCCACGCGCGTGGGCACCTACCCCGACGCCAACTGCACCGCGCTGCGCGCGGCCATCGGCGTGCGCACGGGCGTGGCGGCCGAGGCCATCGTCATCGGCAACGGCTCCGAGGACATCCTGCAGATGCTGTGCCAGGCCTTCCTGTCGGCGGGCGACCGCGTGCTCACGCAGCGCCCGGCCTTCGGCCTGCACGAGATCTACCCGCGCATGATGGGCGCGCAGGTGGAGCTGCTCGCGCTCACGCCCGAGCTCGGCTTCGACGTGGACGCCTGGTGCGAGGCGCTGGCGCGCGGCCCCAAGATCGCCATGCTGGCCAACCCGTCGAACCCCGTGGGCTGCATGTTCACGGCGGCCGAGATGGAGCGCCTGCTGGCGGCCACGCCCGCGCACACATTGCTCGTGGTGGACGAGGCCTACTACGAATACGCCCGCCACGCCGAGGGCTACCCCGACGTGCTGGCCATGCTGCGCGGCCGCGCCATGCCGTGGATCGTGCTGCGCACCTTCTCCAAGGCCTGGGGCCTGGCGGGTCTGCGCGTGGGCTACGGCCTGGCCAGCGACGCGGCCCTGGTGCAACTGCTCGACCGCGTGCGCACGCCCTTCAACGTGAACCACGCGGCGCAGGCTGCGGCGCTCGCGGCCTGGGGCGACGAGGCGTTCATGCAGCGCGGCGTGGCCGAGACCGTGCGCCTGCGCGGGGTGCTGGCCGAGCGGCTGGCGATGCTGCCGGGCTTGCGCATTGCGCCTTCGGCCACCAACTTCCTGTTCCTCGACATCGGCCGCCCCAACGCGCCCGTGAACGAGGCACTGCTGGCCCAGGGCCTCATCGTCAAGCCCTGGAAAGAGCCGGGCTTCGAGCATTTCATCCGCGTCTCCATCGGCACCGAGGCCGAGAACGAGCGCTTCGCCCATGCGCTGGCCGGCATTTTGGCTGCTTGAGACTTGTCTATACAGGGCGGGGAAGACGGCATGAACCGGCCCTGTCCATCCACCTGATTCCACTCTATGACCGACACCGATTCTTGCGTTTCCCGCTCCAGCCCCGCCGGTTCCCTGTTTGCCGAGCACGCGCTGCTGCCCGGGGGCTGGGCGCGCGATGTGCTGCTGCAATGGGATGCCGCGGGCCGGCTGCTGTCCGCCGAGGCGGGTGCCGCGGCCGGCGCCGCTCCGCGCGCGGCCGGCCCCGTGGTGCCCGGCATGCCCAACCTGCATTCGCATGCCTTCCAGCGTGCCTTCGCGGGCCTGACCGAGTACCGCGCCCAGAACCCCGATGGCGGCCAGGACAGCTTCTGGAGCTGGCGCAACCTGATGTACCGCTTCGCGGCGCAGATCACGCCCGAGTCGCTCGAAGCCATCGCGACCTGGCTCTACGTGGAGATGCTGGAGGCGGGCTACACCTCGGTCTGCGAGTTCCACTACGTGCACCACGACCAGGGCGGCCGGCCCTATGCCGACGACGCCACGCTCTCGCTCGCGCTGCTGCGCGCGGCGCGCAAGGCGGGCATCGGCATCACGCTGCTGCCCGTGCTGTACCAGACCAGCGGTTTCGGCGGCAAGCCGCCGCGCGAAGCCCAGGCGCGCTTCATCCGCAGCACCGACAACATGCTCTCTTTATTGGAGCGACTCACGCCCGCCACACAAGCGCAGGGGGCCGCCCTGGGCCTGGCGCCGCATTCGCTGCGCGCCGTGCCGCCCGACAGCCTGCGCGCGGCCGTGGAGGGCCTCACCGCGCTGGATGCGCGCGCGCCCATCCACATCCACATCGCCGAGCAGACGCAGGAGGTGGATGACTGCGTGGCCTGGAGCGGCCAGCGCCCCGTGCAGTGGCTGCTCGACCACGCGCCCGTGGATGCGCGCTGGTGCCTGGTGCACGCCACGCACATGACGCCCGAGGAGTACGCGGGCGCCGCCCGCACGGGCGCCGTGGCCGGCATCTGCCCCACGACCGAGGCCAACCTGGGCGACGGCATCTTCGACATGCCGCTGTGGCAGCGCCACGGCGGCGCCTGGGGTGTGGGCTCGGACAGCCATGCCAGCGTGAACGCGGCCGAGGAGCTGCTGATGCTCGAATACAGCCAGCGCCTGTCGCTGCGCCAGCGCAATGTGCTGGCGGCCGTGGGGCAGCCGCAGGTCGGCACCGCCATGTGGCAGGCCGCCGTGCAAGGTGGCGCGCAGGCTGCGGGCCGCCCCGTGGCAGGGCTGGCCGTGGGCCAGCAGGCCGACTTTGCCGTGCTCGACGCCGGCCATGTGGCGCTCGCCGGGCTGCCGGTCGAGGCCATGCTCTCGGCCCACGTGTTCGGCAGCCACCGCACCAGCGCGCTGCACAGCCTGTGGGTGGGCGGCATGCAGCGCGTGGCCGCCGGGCGCCATGCGCTGCACGACAGCGCCGCCCAGGCCTTCGTGACCGCGCGGGCCGCCACCATCGCCCCCTGACCGTTCCATCGACACCCGTAGACTCACGCCATGACCGATACCGTTCCCCCGCCGTTCACGTTCCACCAGGGCAGCGCGCCGCTGCTGATCTCCATGCCCCATGTGGGCACGCATGTGCCGCCCGCCATCGCCGCGCGCTTCACCGGCGAGGCACGCCAGGTGCCCGACACCGACTGGCACCTGGAGCGCCTCTACGGCTTTGCCAGGGAGCTGGGCGCCTCGATCCTCGTGGCCACGCATTCGCGCTACGTGGTGGACCTGAACCGTCCGCCCGATGGCGCCAGCCTCTATCCCGGCCAGAGCGTGACGGGCCTGTGCCCCGTGGACACCTTCGACGACACGCCCATCTACGCTGATGCCGCCGATGTGCCTGACGACGCCGAGGTGGCGCGGCGCCGCGATGCCGTGTGGGCCCCGTACCACGCGCAACTGCGCGCCGAGCTGGACCGCATCCGCGCCGCGCACGGCGTGGCCGTGCTGTGGGACGCGCATTCGATCCGTTCGGTGCTGCCGCGCTTCTTCGAGGGCAAGCTGCCCGACCTGAACCTGGGCACGGCCGACGGCGCGAGCTGCGATCCGGCCCTGGCGCAGGAGCTGCTGGCCATTGGCAAGGCAGCCACGGGCTACACGGCCGTGCTCAACGGCCGCTTCAAGGGCGGCCACATCACGCGCTACTACGGCCGCCCGGCAGACAACGTGCATGCCGTGCAGCTGGAGATGACGCAGTCGAGCTACATGCAGGAGGCCCTGCCGTTCGACTACCTGCCCGAGGTGGCGGCCGGCATCCAGCCGCACCTGCGCCGCATGGTGGAGGCGGCGCTGGCGTTCGCACGCGCACGCGCCGCATGAGGCCTGCGCATCCTCGTTGAGGATGCGCAAACTTCAGGGCGCCGGCGACACGGAACCGTCACGCGGCGCGCTCTCGCGTCGGATACGATTTCGGCATGAGTGAAATGGAGTCGGGGCGCCTGGCGGAGGGCCACATGCCCGTGCCCCGGGCGCACAGGGAGGGGGTGTTCCGCATGCCGCTGTTCAAGCCGGGCACCCATGTCCGCTACGGCCGCCACAGCGAGACGGTGAGCCACATCGTGGTGCGGCGGCAGCAGCTGTCCGTGTACCTCGTGGGGCGCGAGTCCCCCGTGCGGCCCGACCAGCTGGAGCTGGAGCCCGTGCTCTTCACCACGCAGCGGCGGCCCGATCCGCTGCTCTACTGAAAGCCCGCGTCAGGCCGCGCGTTCCGCGGGGCCCATGGCTGGCGGCTGCAGGTCGCTGCTGGGCGCCGGCGCGGGGCGGAAGGCCATGCTCTGGCCCAGGCGCACGGGGTGGGCAGGGCCCCAGGCCTCGTTGAAGCGCAGAGGTCCGCGGGGAACAGCAGCACCACGGTGGAGCCGAGCAGGAAGCGGCCCATCTCCTCGCCCTGGCGCAGCGTGATGCCGCGCTCGGCGTAGTCCCAGCTGCGCAGTTCGCCGGTGCGCGGCGGGTTCACCTGGCCGTGCCATACGGTGGCCATGCTGCCCACGATGGTGGCGCCCACGAGCACCATCACGAAGGGGCCCTGCGCCGAGTCGAACACGCACACCACGCGCTCGTTGCGCGCGAACAGCCCCGGCACGCCGCGCGCGGTGGTCGGGTTCACCGAGAACAGCTCACCCGGCACATGCACCATGCGCCGCAGCTGGCCTGTGCAGGGCATGTGGATGCGGTGGTAGTCGCGCGGGCTCAGGTAGATGGTGGCGAAATGGCCGTCCTGGAACTGTGCGGCCAGCGGCGCGTCGCCGCCCAGCAGCGCCGTGGTGGAGTAGTGGTGGCCCTTGGCCTGGAAGATCTGGTCCCGCTCGATGGGGCCGAGCTGGCTCACGGCGCCGTCCACGGGGCAGACCAGGTCCGCCGCCGCCAGGGGGCGCGCACCGGGGCGCAGCGCGCGCGTGAAGAAGTCGTTGAAGGTGGCGTAGGCGGCAGGGTCGGGATTGGCGGCCTCGGCCATGTCCACGCCGTAGCGCGCGATGAAGCGGCGGATCACGGCCGTGGTCCAGCGCCCCCGCGCAGGCCGGCCAGGCGCCCCATGAGGGTGGTGAGGGCCTGCTTGGGCAGGAGGTATTGCGGGAGAACGGCGAGGCGGTCGGACACGGGCGATGGATGGGTGAGGATGAAAAGAGCCGAGGTTACTAGATACCGAGGTGCTGCTCCAGAACACAGGGATCGGCGTGCAGCGCTGCGGAGCTGCCTTCGAACACGGCCTGGCCCTTGACGAGGATGACGTTGCGGTCGGTGACCTGGGTGACATGCCGCCAGTTCTTGTCCACGATCACGCTGCTGATGCCGCTGCGCCGGATGACCTCGCAGATGCGCCAGATCTCGCGCGCGATCAGGGGGGCGAGGCCCTCGGTGGCCTCGTCGAGGATGAGCACGTCGGGGTTGGTCATGAGCGCGCGGCCGATGGTGAGCATCTGCTGTTCGCCGCCGCTGAGCTGCTGGCCGCCGTGCTCCAGGCGCTCGGCCAGGCGCGGGAAGGTGTCGAGCACGCGCTCGTAGGTCCAGTCGCGCTGGCCGCGCGTGCCGGGCCGGGCGGCCATGACCAGGTTCTCGCGCACGCTGAGGTTGCCGAAGATGCCGCGCCCCTCGGGCACGTAGGCCACGCCCAGGCGCGCCACGGCGTAGGGCGGCTGGCCCGTGGTGTCGCGGCCCATCACCTGCACGCTGCCGGCGCGCGGCCGCACGATGCCCATGAGCGTCTTGAGCAGCGTGCTCTTGCCCATGCCGTTGCGGCCCATAAGGCCGATGGTCTCGCCCCGGCCCACGCGGAAGTCCACGCCGTGCAGGACGTGGCTGGCGCCGTAGTAGGCGTGCAGGCCGCGCGCGTCGATGAGCAGGTCGCTGGAGTCCATGTCAATGATCCATAGCGCAGCGCGCTCCGCGAAAGAGGCGCGTCCCAGGCTGGGGCGCCCCGCAGCACTGGTGGCGTCCCCCTTCCCGAGGCGCGCAGCGCTGAGAGAGCTGGGGGAAGGCGCGAAGCGCCTCTGGGGGTTGTCTCATTCCTCGCCCAGGTAAGCGGCCTGCACCTGCGCGTTGGCGCGCACGGCGGCGGGCGCGCCGCCCGCGATGACCTCGCCGTTGACCATCACCGTGAGGTGGTCGGCCAGCACGAACACGGCGTCCATGTCGTGCTCCACCAGCATCATGGCGTGCGCGGCCTTGAGCCGCTGCAGCAGCGCCACGATGCGCTCGGCCTCGGCAGCGCCCATGCCCGCGAGCGGCTCGTCGAGCAGCAGCACGCGCGGCTCGGTGGCCAGGGTCATCGCGATCTCGAGCTGGCGTTGCTCGCCATGGCTGATGGCGCCGGCCACGGCGTCGAGGCGGTTTTGCAGGCCAGACAGCTCGATGGCGCGCTCCCAGCGGGCGCGAGTAGCTCTGTTTTTATGAGCGTCGCGGGTATCGCGCCACCAGCGCAGCGGGTTCCAGGGCTGCTGCGGTTCGCGCGCCTGGGCGGCCAGGCGCACGTTCTCGCGCACGGTGAAGGGCAGGAAGATGTTGGTCTTCTGGTAGCTGCGCCCCAGGCCCTGGCGTGCGATGCGCTCGGCGTTCCAGCCCGTGACCTCGCGCCCGCCCAGGTGCAGCGTTCCGCCGCTGGGCGCGAGGTCGCCCGACAGCAGGTTCGTGAGCGTGGACTTGCCCGCGCCGTTGGGGCCGATCACGGCCTGGATGCGGCCCTGCCACAGGTCTACCGAGACGCCGTTCACGGCCGCCAGGCCGCCGAAGCGCCGCGTGATGCCGCGTGCCGAGAGCAGGGGGGCGTCAGCCATGCGGCTCCCCGGCGGGCTTGCGCCTTTGCAGCAGGCCCAGCAGGCCGCGCGGTGCAACCAGCAGCGTGAGCACGATGAAGCCGCCCATGAGCAGCTGCCAGTGCTTGGTCAGGTCCTTGAACCAGTGCAGCAGCAGCTCGAACGCGAACGCGCCCACGGCGGCTCCCGCGAAGTTGCCCATGCCGCCGAGGATGACCATCATGATCGCGTGCGCGCTCATGTGAAAGCCCATGAGCTCGGGGTTCACGTAGCCCGTCTGCGCGCCCCACAGGTAGCCGGCGAGCCCCGCAAGCGCGCCCGCCAGCGTGAAGGCCGTGAGCTTGTAGCCGCGCGTGGCGAAGCCCATGGCGCGCATGCGGTGCTCGTTCACGCGGATGCCCGCGAGCGCGCGCCCCAGCGGGCTCCACAGCAGGCGGCGCAGCAGCGCGTAGACCCCCAGGGCCAGCGCGAGCGTGAAGTAGTAGAAGGTCTTGCGCCCCTCCAGGTCGAAGGGCAGCCAGCCCGCCACCGAGGCGTCGGGGCGGAAGTTGATGTAGATGCCGTCCGAGCCGCCCAGCGGCTTGTTGTCGAAGAACAGGTAGAACACCATCTGCGCGAACGCCATGGTCACCATGATGAAGTAGATGCCGTGCGTGCGCACCACGAAGAAGCCGATCACCAGGGCCGCGAGGCCCGCGCCCGCCACGGCGAGCGGCAGCGTCCACCACAGGCTGGAAGGCCCGTGCTGGGGCGTGAGGAAGGCCAGCGCATAGCCCGCGAGGCCGAAGTAGGCCGCATGGCCCAGCGAGACCAGGCCCGTCACGCCCTGCAGCAGGTCCAGGCTCATCGCGAAGATGGCCAGGATCACCATGCGCGTGACCATCTGCACATAGAAGTCGCTGCCTACGGCCGGAAAGAGCAGCAGGGCCAGCACGCCCAGCGCGAGCGCGATCTGCACGCCGCGCGGCAGCACTTCGAGGTGGGCCCGGGGCGCGCTCATTGCTTGAAGAGCCCCTCGGGCTTCCACAGCAGCACGGCCGCCATGAGCATGTAGACCAGCATGCCCGCCACCTGGGGCAGCAGCACCTTGCCGAAGGTGTCCACGAAGCCCACGAGCAGGGCCGCGATGAGTGCGCCGCGCACCGAGCCGATGCCGCCGATCACCACCACCACGAAGCACATGATGAGCACGGGCGCGCCCATGTTGGGGTAGACGCTGGACACCGGCGCCGCCACCATGCCGGCCACGGCCGCGAGGCCCACGCCCAGCGCGAACACCAGGGCGTGCAGCAGCTTGATGTTCACGCCCAGCGACTCGGCCATCTCGCGGTTGAACGCGCCGGCGCGGATCTTCATGCCCAGGCGCGTCTTGGCGATGAGCAGGTACAGCCCCAGTGCCAGCGCGATGCACAGGCCCGACATGAAGAGCCGGTACACGGGGTAGGAGAGCGTGTCGGTGAGCGGAATGGACCAGTCCAGCAGGGACGGCACTGCAACGCCGTGCACGTCGTCGCCCCAGAGCAGGGAGCGCAGCTCCTCGAAGATGTAGATGAGGCCGAAGGTCAGCAGCACCTGATCGAGGTGGTCTCGCTCGTAGAAGTGGCGAAACAGCAGCCATTCGAGCACCAGCCCGAACAGCGCCGCCAGCACGGCACCCACCGCGATGGCCAGGAACAGGTTGCCCAGCTGGCCCGCGAGCGCGTAGGCCAGGTAGGCGCCGAGCATGTAGAAGCTGCCGTGCGCGAGGTTGACCACGCCCATGATGCCGAAGATCAGCGTGAGGCCCGCCGCCAGCATGAACAGCAGCAGCCCGTACTGCACGCTGTTGAGCAGCTGGATGAGAAAGTTGGCCAGGTCCATCTCAGTGATCCATGGCGCCAGGCGCCACCCGCATCGCATGAAACCGGCGCGCTCCAGGCCAGGGCCACCGTGGAACCGGCTTCGCCGGGCCACTGGTGGTGTCCCCCTCCCACGCGCAGCGTGAGAGAAGGGGAAGGCGCCGAAGGCGACTCAGGGGGTGTTTCACTTCAGGCGTGCCGGCGCGTGGCCAGCAGCAGCGTGCCCATGAGCGCGAACAGGCCGCCCGAGACGCGGTTGAACCAGCGCATGCGGTCGCCGCTGCGCAGCACCGGCGCGAGCCGTGCCACGCCCAGCGCGCACAGCGACAGCACCGAAAGCTCGGATGCCACGAAGCTGCTCGCGAGGATGGCGAACTGCGGCGCCCAGGCGGCCGAGGGGTCGATGAACTGCGGGAAGAAGGCCGTGAAGAACAGCAGGGCCTTGGGGTTGCTGGCACCCACGAGCAGGCCCTGCGCGTACAGGCGCCGGGCGGGCACGGCGGGCACCGCCGCCGCGCTGGCCGCGTCGGGCATGGCGTCGAACACGGTGCCGCGGCTGCGGAAGGTCTTGATGCCCAGCCAGATCAGGTAGGCCGCGCCCAGCGTCTTGAGCACCATGAAGGCCACCTCGGACGCCGCGAGCAGCGCGCCCAGCCCCAGGGCCGACAGCAGCATGGTGCCGAGCACGGCCGTGACGCTGCCCGCCGCCGAGGCCAGGGCCTTGCGCGGCCCGTGCTGCAGCGAATGCGTCATGCACATGAGCATGGTGGGGCCCGGCGAGAGCACGAGCAGGGCCACGGCGGCCAGGTAGAGCAGGTAGGTGCTGAGGGTCATGGTGAGCAAAGGCAGGGCAAGGGCTGACAGAGAGCGCACGGGGCGGGGCGCCGCGCGGGCGGCACCGCGCATTCTGGCAAATCCCGGCGGGGGCCGGGAGGCGGTCAGCCCATGCGGCAGCCTGCGCCGCTGTCGGCCAGGGCCTTGGCGGCCACGCCGATGACCTTGTTCTCGCGGTTCTCCACCACGCGCAGGTAGAAGTCCTGCACGGGGTTGTGCGCGCGGCTCATGGTCCACTTTCCGCGCGGGCTGTCGATGGTGGCGCTCTCCATGGCCTTGTAGAGCGCGGCCTTGTTGGCAAGGTCGCCCTTGACGGCGTTGGCGCCCTGGATCAGCAGCAGCCCCGTGTCGTAGCCCTGCACGGCGTACACGTCGGGCTGCATGCGGAAGCTCTTGGCATAGGCCAGTCGGAACTGCTTGTTGCGCGGCGTGTCCAGCGAGTCGGCATAGTGCATGGTGGTGACGATGCCGTCGGCCGCGGGGCCGGCCGCCTCCAGGATGCCCTCGGTGAGGAAGCCCGAGCCGTACAGCGGGATCTTGTCCTTGAGCCCGGCAGCCGCGTAGTCCTTGATGAACTTGGCCGCGCCGCCACCCGCGAAGAAGCAGGCCACCGCATCGGGCTTGATGGCGGCGATCTCGGCCAGCAGGGCCTGGAACTCCACGTTGGGGAAGGGCAGGCCCAGTTCCTTGACGATGGTGCCGCCGGCCTTGGTGTAGCTTTCCTTGAAGCCTTCGAGCGCCTCGTCGCCGGCGGCGTACTTCCAGCTGATCCACACGGCCTTCTTGTGGCCGCGGTCCACCATGGCCTTGCCCAGCGCCAGCGTGGGCTGCGAATTGGTATAGCTCGCACGGAACACGTTGGGCGCACACAGCGCGCGCGTGGCGGCCAGCACGCCGGCATTGGGCAGCAGCGTGAGCACGCCGCTGTCGCGCGCCACCTTCTGGATGCCCATCTGCACACCCGAGTGGACGGTGCCCACGAGCACGTCCACCTTGTCGCGCTGCACCAGCTTGCTCGCGTTCTCCACGCCCTTGGAGGGCTCGGATTCGTCGTCCACCTTGAACCACTCGATCTCGCGGCCGCCCAGCTTGCCGCCCTGTTCGGCGATGGCCATGCGGAAGCCGTTCTCGATCGCCACGCCGAGCTGTGCATAGGTGCCTGTGTACGGCAGCATGAAGCCCACGCGCACCTTGCCACTTTGCGCATGCGCCGACTGGGGCAGCCACAGGCCCGTGGAGGCTGCGCCAGCAAGGGCGGCGCCATGGCGCAGGACGAGGCGGCGTGTGGTCATGAAAAATCCCTTCCGGTGGTTTCTTTGTTTAGGCCTAAAGCAATTTACCGCATGGCCGGGGCGGCGGGCCTCATGGGTTTCCCGGACGGCCGGGATCGCCGCAGCGCCCCCCGGGGCCATGCCGGTGCCGGCACAATGCGGGCATTGGGCGCGGCGGCCTCCGGGCCGCGGGCGGCCCCCGCGAGCGAGCCGATGCCATCTTCCGATTCCCACGAACGCCCCGATTCCGACCTTTCCCCCGCTGCCGCCCGGCGCCGCTGGCTGCGCAACTTCTGGCCCGTGTCCCTGGGCATCGACCGGCGCGAGCGCCTGCGCATGGTGGCCGGCGCGGCGCTGGGCGTGCTGCTGGCGGCCCTGCTGAGCCGCTGGTGGGCGAGCGCGCTGGGCCTGTCCGGGCCCTGGATGATCGCCTCGCTGGGCGCCAGCGCGGTGCTGGTGTTCGGCATGCCGTCCAGCCCGCTCGCGCAGCCCTGGCCCGTCCTGGGGGGGAGCACGCTGTCGGCCCTGGTGGGGGCGCTGTGCGCGCAGCTCGTGCCCGATGCGGCCTGGGGCGGCGCGCTGGCGGTGGGCCTGGCGATCGCGCTCATGGTGCCCCTGCGCTGCCTGCATCCGCCCGGCGCCGCCGTGGCACTGTTCGTGGTGCTCAACCACAGCGACGGCGTGCACATCGCGGTCTTTCCCGTGCTGTTCAACGTGCTGATCCTGCTGGCTGTGGGCGTGGCCTACAACACGCTCACGGGCCGGGGCTACCCGCACCCGCAGCGGATGCGCCCGGAGCCCGCGGCGGCAGGGGCGGGCGCGGGCGGCTTCACCACGGCCGATGTCGATGCGGCGCTGGCGCACTATAACCAGGTGCTGGACATCAGCCGCGCCGACCTCGAGGGGCTGCTGCACCAGGTGGGCCGGGCGGCCTTCCAGCGCACGCTGGGCGAGCTGCGCTGCGCCGACATCATGTCCAGCCCGCCCTTTGCCGTGGAGGCGGGCGTGGAACTCAAGGAGGCCTGGGCGCTCATGCGCCGCGAGCAGATCAAGGCCCTGCCCGTGGTGGACGGCGGGCGCCTGGTGGTAGGCATCGTCACCGTGGCGGACTTCATGCGCCTTGTGAACCTGGACGTGCACGAAGGCCTGGGCCAGCGCCTGCGCACCCTGGTGATGGGCCGCGGCAGCCAGCCCACGCAGGTGGAGGGCATCATGTCGCAATCGGTGCAGGTGGCGCGCGTGGACCAGCATGTGATGGACCTCGTGCCCCTGTTCTCCCAGGGCGGGCACCACCACATTCCCATCGTGGACGCCGGGCAGCATCTCGTGGGCATCATCACCCAGACCGACCTCGTGCGTGCCCTGGCGCGGGCCGTGCGGCCCGCGCCATAGGCGGGTAGGCAGCGCCAGGCGTAACGCGGTACAATCGACAGGCTCATGCACAGCGCCTTGCCTGTCCATTGAAGCCGTCTCCCCCCGGCCTTCGTCCGATCTGCGCCCCGGGTGCAGCGACTCCCACCGCCCGCACGCACCGTGCTCCGAGTCCATGACTGGACGGCGCCGGCCGTTGCGAGTGCCCGGCTGACCAGGCGCCGACACCAGACATTTGATAATTGAGAGATTGAAATGGCCAAAGAAGAACTGATCGAAATGCAGGGCTCCGTCACCGAAGTCCTGCCCGATTCGCGCTTTCGCGTGACGCTGGACAACGGGCATCAGCTCATTGCCTACACCGGCGGCAAGATGCGCAAGCACCACATCCGCATCCTGGCGGGTGACAAGGTGTCGCTCGAGATGTCGCCCTACGACCTGACCAAGGGCCGCATCACTTTCCGCCATCTGGCCGGCCGCGGCCCTGGCCCGCAGCCGCGCTGAGCGCGCCACGGCAAGTTGTGCTGGCAGGACATGCGCACAAATATCCTCCTCCAAGCCGGATCGAGGGTGCTGCGCAGGTTAGAATGCCAGCTGTCGGAGCGTAGCGCAGCCTGGTAGCGCATCTGCTTTGGGAGCAGAGGGTCGCGAGTTCGAATCCCGCCGCTCCGACCAATTAGACGTCCAAGAGGGCGTCCACCTTCATTCGGTGGACGCCCTTTTTCATTGGGGAAACGCCCGTCAGCAGTCTGACGAAGGTTGCTGGCCTCCAGATGCATCCAGCACC contains:
- a CDS encoding HPP family protein, with protein sequence MPSSDSHERPDSDLSPAAARRRWLRNFWPVSLGIDRRERLRMVAGAALGVLLAALLSRWWASALGLSGPWMIASLGASAVLVFGMPSSPLAQPWPVLGGSTLSALVGALCAQLVPDAAWGGALAVGLAIALMVPLRCLHPPGAAVALFVVLNHSDGVHIAVFPVLFNVLILLAVGVAYNTLTGRGYPHPQRMRPEPAAAGAGAGGFTTADVDAALAHYNQVLDISRADLEGLLHQVGRAAFQRTLGELRCADIMSSPPFAVEAGVELKEAWALMRREQIKALPVVDGGRLVVGIVTVADFMRLVNLDVHEGLGQRLRTLVMGRGSQPTQVEGIMSQSVQVARVDQHVMDLVPLFSQGGHHHIPIVDAGQHLVGIITQTDLVRALARAVRPAP
- the infA gene encoding translation initiation factor IF-1 → MAKEELIEMQGSVTEVLPDSRFRVTLDNGHQLIAYTGGKMRKHHIRILAGDKVSLEMSPYDLTKGRITFRHLAGRGPGPQPR